In Pseudomonas deceptionensis, a single window of DNA contains:
- a CDS encoding MFS transporter, translating into MPSANAGTTPAAVSADPVQVLYRKITWKLIPFLCFCYLASYLDRINIGFAKLQMLGDLQFSETAFGLGAGLFFVGYIIFEVPSNLALEKVGAKIWIARIMITWGLLSACTMLVTTPTQFYIVRFLLGAAEAGFLPGVLYYLTTWFPTHRRGRIIALFMIGMPLSSVIGGPLSGWIMGAFDNTAGLRGWQWLFIIEAIPSVLLGILTFWALPNSHHTAKWLNDEEKALLEHELRQDDAEGKNSKHSFRDGFFNLKVWMLGGIDFSILLSAYAMAFWMPTFIRNAGVADNFHIGVLTALPSAAALIGMLMIGASSDRHRERRWHIIVPFLIGAAAMAGTTFYSHNVFATVLLFAIASAAIIGAVPVFFSLPATFLKGRAAATGFALACSLANIAGLVSNSLMGIAIDVTGSGSGALWFFASCLLLSSLLVIALPAKLVNR; encoded by the coding sequence ATGCCCTCTGCAAATGCTGGTACAACCCCCGCGGCTGTTAGCGCGGACCCGGTCCAGGTGCTCTATCGCAAGATCACCTGGAAACTCATCCCGTTCCTCTGCTTCTGTTATCTGGCGTCCTATCTGGACCGGATCAACATTGGCTTCGCAAAGTTGCAAATGCTGGGCGATCTGCAGTTCAGCGAAACGGCGTTTGGCCTGGGCGCCGGGCTGTTTTTCGTCGGCTATATCATTTTCGAAGTGCCAAGCAACCTGGCCCTGGAAAAGGTCGGCGCCAAGATCTGGATTGCCCGGATCATGATCACCTGGGGCCTGCTCTCGGCCTGCACCATGCTGGTCACCACCCCTACCCAGTTCTATATCGTGCGCTTCTTGCTGGGTGCGGCCGAGGCCGGCTTTCTGCCCGGCGTCCTCTACTACCTGACGACCTGGTTTCCGACTCACCGACGGGGCCGCATCATTGCCCTGTTCATGATCGGCATGCCGCTCTCCAGCGTGATCGGCGGGCCGCTCTCGGGCTGGATCATGGGCGCGTTCGACAACACGGCAGGGCTCAGGGGCTGGCAATGGCTGTTTATCATCGAAGCGATCCCCAGCGTGTTGCTGGGCATTCTGACGTTCTGGGCCCTGCCCAACAGCCATCACACCGCAAAATGGCTGAACGACGAAGAAAAAGCGCTGCTTGAACACGAGCTGCGCCAGGACGACGCCGAAGGCAAAAACAGCAAGCACAGCTTTCGCGACGGCTTCTTCAACCTCAAGGTCTGGATGCTTGGCGGTATCGACTTCTCCATCCTGCTCAGCGCCTACGCCATGGCGTTCTGGATGCCCACCTTCATTCGCAATGCGGGCGTGGCCGACAACTTCCACATCGGCGTACTGACCGCCCTGCCCAGCGCCGCCGCCCTGATTGGCATGCTGATGATTGGCGCCAGCTCCGACCGTCATCGCGAACGCCGCTGGCACATCATCGTGCCCTTCCTGATCGGCGCGGCCGCCATGGCCGGCACGACCTTCTACAGCCATAACGTCTTTGCGACCGTTCTACTGTTCGCCATTGCCTCGGCCGCCATCATCGGTGCCGTGCCGGTGTTTTTCAGCTTGCCGGCAACGTTCCTCAAGGGCCGTGCCGCCGCTACCGGCTTCGCCCTGGCGTGTTCCCTGGCCAATATCGCGGGCCTGGTGAGCAACTCACTGATGGGCATCGCCATCGACGTGACCGGCAGCGGCTCCGGCGCACTGTGGTTCTTCGCCAGCTGCCTGCTGCTGAGCAGCCTGCTGGTAATCGCCCTCCCCGCCAAACTGGTCAACCGCTGA
- a CDS encoding N-carbamoylsarcosine amidohydrolase: MTEQQNEQQSADANYQGVWGQRIGFGKKPALLMIDFMQGYTQKGAPLFAPGVVSAVAESVELLTCARKNGVLVVHTNIRYHPGHFIDGGIWVKKAPVMQDMVEGNPLAAFCEEVLPTPDEVVISKQYASSFFGTSLASLLHAQGIDTVVLAGCSTSGCIRATAVDAVQHGFRTIVVRECVGDRHSAPHEANLFDIDSKYGDVVSKQEAMSHFIKTV; the protein is encoded by the coding sequence ATGACCGAGCAACAGAATGAACAGCAAAGCGCCGACGCCAACTATCAAGGCGTTTGGGGGCAGCGCATCGGCTTTGGCAAAAAGCCTGCGCTGCTGATGATCGACTTCATGCAAGGCTACACACAAAAAGGTGCGCCACTGTTCGCACCTGGCGTAGTCAGCGCTGTGGCCGAGAGTGTCGAGCTGCTAACCTGCGCGCGCAAAAATGGAGTGCTGGTGGTGCATACCAATATCCGCTATCACCCCGGGCATTTTATTGACGGCGGCATCTGGGTAAAAAAGGCCCCGGTCATGCAGGACATGGTGGAGGGCAACCCGCTGGCCGCCTTCTGCGAAGAGGTACTGCCAACCCCGGATGAAGTCGTCATCAGCAAGCAGTACGCCAGCTCCTTTTTCGGCACCAGCCTTGCATCACTGTTGCACGCGCAGGGCATCGACACCGTGGTACTGGCCGGCTGCTCGACCAGTGGCTGTATCCGGGCAACGGCAGTGGATGCCGTGCAACACGGCTTCAGAACCATCGTGGTGCGCGAATGTGTCGGTGATCGCCACAGCGCCCCCCACGAGGCCAATCTGTTTGATATCGACAGTAAATATGGCGACGTCGTCAGCAAACAGGAGGCCATGAGTCACTTCATAAAAACTGTTTAG
- a CDS encoding maleate cis-trans isomerase family protein, translating to MIKPYRIGQIVPSSNTTMETEIPAMLTARQLIRPERFTFHSSRMRMKQVRKEELAAMDGESDRCAVELSDARVDVLGYACLVAIMAMGLGYHRKSEQRLTRATAENDGNAPVITSAGALIDGLKVMGAKKIAIVAPYMKPLTELVVDYIRAEGFEVVDWRALEIPDNLEVARHDPANLPAIVSSMNLEGVDVIVLSACVQMQSLPVVAQVEAQTGKPVLTAAIATTYAMLKALNLEPIVPGAGALLSGAYK from the coding sequence GTGATCAAGCCTTACCGCATCGGCCAGATTGTGCCGAGCTCCAACACCACCATGGAAACCGAGATCCCGGCGATGCTGACCGCACGCCAGTTGATCCGCCCCGAACGCTTCACCTTTCACTCCAGCCGCATGCGCATGAAGCAGGTACGCAAGGAGGAACTGGCGGCCATGGACGGCGAGTCCGACCGCTGCGCGGTTGAACTGTCCGACGCCAGGGTCGACGTGCTGGGCTACGCCTGCCTGGTGGCGATCATGGCCATGGGGCTGGGTTACCACCGCAAATCCGAACAACGCCTGACCCGGGCCACCGCAGAAAATGACGGTAACGCCCCGGTCATTACCAGCGCCGGCGCCCTGATCGACGGCCTCAAGGTAATGGGTGCGAAAAAAATCGCCATCGTCGCGCCTTACATGAAGCCGCTGACCGAACTGGTGGTGGATTACATTCGCGCAGAAGGCTTTGAAGTGGTGGACTGGCGCGCCCTGGAAATCCCCGACAACCTGGAAGTGGCCCGCCACGACCCGGCCAACTTGCCCGCCATTGTCAGCAGCATGAACCTTGAAGGCGTGGACGTGATCGTGCTGTCGGCCTGCGTGCAGATGCAATCCCTGCCCGTGGTGGCCCAGGTTGAAGCGCAAACCGGCAAGCCGGTGCTCACCGCCGCCATCGCCACCACCTACGCCATGCTCAAGGCCCTCAATCTGGAACCCATCGTGCCAGGTGCCGGGGCCCTGCTGTCCGGCGCTTACAAATAG
- a CDS encoding alpha/beta hydrolase, with protein MSTFIHGANVQANGIRQHYLRYGGQDNGAKPVLLLIPGITSPAITWGFVAERLGEHFDTYVLDARGRGLSSSGPDLDYGTDACADDISAFAQALGLTHYHLAGHSMGARFAVRSAARNPAGLQSLVLIDPPVSGPGRREYPSKLPWYVDSIRLAVTGMDAQAMRAFCPTWTLEQLQLRAEWLHTCYEPAIVRAFNDFHDVDFHQDLPKLAVPTLLMVAGRGGVIQAGDEAEILDLNPAINIARVENAGHMIPWDDLEGFLATFGEFYDHPPTRTQRTA; from the coding sequence ATGAGCACCTTTATCCACGGCGCCAATGTCCAGGCCAACGGCATACGCCAGCACTACCTGCGCTACGGTGGCCAGGACAACGGCGCAAAACCGGTCCTGCTGCTGATCCCCGGGATCACCAGCCCGGCCATCACCTGGGGCTTTGTGGCCGAGCGGCTGGGCGAGCACTTCGACACCTACGTGCTCGATGCCCGGGGGCGCGGCCTGTCTTCCAGTGGCCCCGACCTGGACTACGGCACCGACGCCTGCGCCGATGACATCTCCGCCTTTGCCCAGGCATTGGGCCTTACTCATTACCACCTCGCCGGCCACTCCATGGGGGCGCGCTTTGCCGTGCGCAGCGCCGCGCGCAACCCGGCCGGACTGCAAAGTCTGGTACTGATCGACCCGCCTGTCTCCGGGCCCGGCCGCCGCGAATACCCAAGCAAGCTGCCGTGGTACGTGGACTCGATCCGCCTGGCCGTGACCGGGATGGATGCACAGGCCATGCGTGCCTTTTGCCCGACCTGGACCCTGGAGCAGCTGCAGTTGCGCGCCGAGTGGCTGCACACCTGTTATGAGCCCGCCATCGTGCGCGCCTTTAATGACTTCCATGACGTGGACTTCCATCAGGACCTGCCAAAACTGGCGGTGCCCACCCTGCTGATGGTCGCCGGGCGCGGTGGTGTGATTCAGGCCGGGGACGAAGCAGAAATCCTCGACCTGAACCCCGCCATCAACATTGCCCGCGTCGAGAACGCCGGCCACATGATCCCGTGGGACGACCTTGAGGGTTTCCTCGCCACCTTCGGCGAGTTTTATGACCACCCCCCGACCCGCACTCAGCGCACCGCTTAA
- a CDS encoding FAD-dependent monooxygenase: MPIKQKIAIVGAGLGGAAAATLLQKAGFQVDVYEQAPAFSRIGAGIHMGPNIMKIFRRMGIEQKLSDMGSHPDFWFSRDGASGDYLSRIPLGEFARKEYGAAYITVHRGDLHALQMSTIAPGTTHFNKCLTRLEETDSLVRLHFSDGTSTEADIVIGADGINSKIREELLGAEKPLYSGWVAHRALIRSETLAKYNLNFENCVKWWSEDRHMMVYHTTAKRDEYYYVTGVPHAAWDFQGSFVDSSREEMREAFAGYNPTVQALIESSESVSKWPLLNRNPLPLWSRGRLVLLGDACHPMKPHMAQGAGMAIEDAAMLTRCLQETGLSDYRTAFELYEANRKDRASRVQAVSNANTWLRTQEDPAWVYGYDIYSHSLESEALA, encoded by the coding sequence ATGCCCATAAAACAAAAAATCGCCATTGTCGGTGCAGGTCTGGGGGGTGCTGCGGCAGCCACGCTGCTGCAAAAAGCCGGATTCCAGGTCGATGTTTATGAGCAGGCCCCCGCGTTTTCCCGCATTGGCGCGGGCATTCACATGGGGCCCAATATCATGAAGATCTTCCGCCGCATGGGCATCGAACAGAAACTAAGCGACATGGGCTCGCACCCTGACTTCTGGTTCAGCCGTGACGGCGCCAGCGGCGACTACTTGTCACGCATCCCGCTGGGCGAATTTGCGCGCAAGGAATATGGCGCCGCCTACATCACGGTTCACCGTGGCGACTTGCATGCACTGCAAATGTCGACCATCGCGCCGGGCACCACCCACTTCAATAAATGCCTGACCCGCCTCGAAGAAACCGACTCTCTGGTGCGCCTGCACTTCAGCGACGGCACCAGCACCGAGGCCGATATCGTCATTGGCGCAGATGGCATCAACTCAAAAATCCGCGAAGAGTTGCTTGGCGCAGAAAAGCCGCTGTACAGCGGCTGGGTGGCCCACCGCGCACTCATCCGCAGCGAAACACTGGCCAAATACAACCTGAACTTTGAAAACTGCGTGAAGTGGTGGAGCGAAGACCGCCACATGATGGTCTACCACACCACCGCCAAGCGGGATGAGTACTACTACGTCACAGGCGTGCCGCACGCGGCCTGGGATTTCCAGGGCAGTTTTGTGGACAGCAGCCGCGAGGAAATGCGTGAAGCATTCGCCGGCTACAACCCGACGGTGCAGGCACTGATCGAGTCCAGTGAAAGCGTCAGCAAATGGCCGCTGCTCAATCGCAACCCGCTGCCCCTGTGGAGCCGCGGCCGACTGGTCTTGCTGGGCGACGCCTGCCATCCGATGAAACCGCATATGGCCCAAGGCGCCGGCATGGCCATTGAAGACGCCGCCATGCTGACCCGCTGCCTGCAAGAAACCGGGCTGAGTGATTACCGAACTGCCTTCGAACTGTACGAAGCCAATCGCAAGGATCGCGCTTCACGGGTACAGGCTGTGTCCAACGCCAACACCTGGCTGCGCACGCAGGAAGATCCGGCCTGGGTTTACGGCTACGACATCTACAGCCACTCACTTGAATCGGAAGCCCTGGCATGA
- a CDS encoding 2,5-dihydroxypyridine 5,6-dioxygenase, protein MPVSDCELTQMFEHVLKLSKVDATQSVAVLKSHYSNPRTVRSAMEAAQRLGAKVYAVELPSFNHPMAMGNDMTAYCGDTALTGNIAAQRALEAADLVVDTMMLLHSPEQEQILKTGTRILLAVEPPEVLARMLPTLADKERVMAAEKLLKQARSIHVKSRAGSDFKAALGQYPAVTEYGFADEPGRWDHWPSGFLFSWPNEETAQGVLVIDVGDIVLPFKNYSREQITLEIDRGFITSIHGGFEAEYLRDYLKYFNDPEVYGISHIGWGLQPRAQWTAMGLHDKNDGMCMDARAFEGNFLFSTGPNTEVGGTRKTPCHLDIPLRHCDIYLDDLAVVTGGVVVASR, encoded by the coding sequence ATGCCGGTAAGCGACTGCGAACTGACTCAGATGTTTGAGCACGTGTTGAAACTGTCAAAAGTCGATGCGACCCAAAGCGTCGCAGTGTTGAAAAGTCATTACTCCAACCCGCGCACCGTGAGGTCGGCGATGGAGGCTGCTCAGCGTCTGGGTGCCAAGGTGTATGCGGTGGAGTTGCCCTCGTTCAACCATCCGATGGCGATGGGCAATGACATGACGGCTTACTGCGGGGACACCGCACTCACGGGCAATATCGCGGCGCAACGGGCGCTGGAGGCGGCGGATTTGGTGGTCGACACCATGATGTTGCTGCATTCACCCGAACAGGAGCAGATCCTCAAGACCGGCACGCGCATTCTGCTGGCGGTTGAGCCGCCTGAAGTGCTGGCGCGCATGTTGCCCACTCTGGCGGACAAGGAACGGGTAATGGCGGCAGAAAAGCTGCTCAAGCAGGCGCGTTCCATCCATGTCAAATCCAGGGCCGGCAGTGATTTCAAGGCGGCGCTGGGGCAGTATCCGGCGGTGACCGAGTATGGTTTCGCCGACGAACCGGGGCGCTGGGATCACTGGCCAAGCGGCTTTCTGTTCTCGTGGCCCAATGAAGAAACCGCGCAGGGCGTGTTGGTAATCGATGTGGGGGATATCGTCCTGCCGTTCAAGAACTACTCGCGCGAGCAGATCACCCTGGAAATCGATCGGGGCTTCATTACCTCGATTCATGGCGGTTTTGAGGCCGAATACCTGCGCGATTACCTGAAGTACTTCAACGATCCCGAGGTGTACGGCATTTCCCATATCGGTTGGGGGCTACAGCCCCGTGCCCAGTGGACTGCCATGGGCCTGCACGACAAGAACGATGGAATGTGCATGGATGCCCGGGCGTTTGAGGGTAACTTCCTGTTTTCCACCGGGCCCAACACCGAGGTCGGGGGCACGCGCAAGACGCCATGCCACCTGGATATCCCGCTGCGCCATTGCGATATTTATCTGGATGACCTGGCGGTGGTCACCGGCGGGGTGGTGGTTGCATCCAGGTAG
- a CDS encoding MarR family winged helix-turn-helix transcriptional regulator: MPDTTDKKPGSPVTYDFSEQVGHLLRKAYQRNMAIFQQNIGNSQLTAVQFITLCAVHDHGPSSLSELIKATAVDQATIRGIVERLQARDLIALKPAQHDKRKVIVSLTEAGEQLVRETQPHAAQVSELTMSRLNPAERVAMLYLLRKMVDESAD, encoded by the coding sequence GTGCCGGATACGACAGACAAAAAACCAGGCAGTCCTGTGACATACGACTTTTCCGAGCAGGTAGGTCATTTATTGCGCAAGGCCTACCAGCGCAACATGGCCATTTTTCAGCAGAACATCGGCAACTCACAATTGACCGCCGTGCAGTTCATTACCCTGTGCGCAGTGCATGATCACGGGCCCAGTTCCCTGAGTGAGCTGATCAAGGCCACGGCGGTGGATCAGGCGACCATTCGCGGGATAGTCGAGCGCCTTCAGGCACGCGACCTGATTGCCCTCAAACCTGCGCAGCACGATAAGCGCAAGGTCATCGTCAGCCTCACCGAGGCAGGTGAGCAGCTGGTGCGCGAAACCCAGCCCCATGCCGCACAAGTGAGCGAGTTGACCATGAGCAGGCTCAACCCGGCCGAACGGGTCGCGATGCTGTATTTGCTGCGCAAAATGGTCGATGAAAGCGCCGATTAA
- a CDS encoding (2Fe-2S)-binding protein, whose translation MSDQTLAPVKTVTLQVNGQRVAVTAMADTPLLLVLRNDLQLNGPKYGCGLGECGACTVIIDGVAARSCVFPLSGAEGRTITTLEGIGTREHPHRVQQAFIDEQAAQCGYCMNGMIMTAKALLDRNPHPSEEQIRNELSANLCRCGTHIEIMRAVMLAARPKP comes from the coding sequence ATGAGCGATCAAACCCTTGCGCCTGTCAAAACGGTAACACTTCAAGTCAACGGGCAGCGGGTTGCGGTTACAGCAATGGCTGATACGCCCTTGCTGCTGGTACTGCGCAATGATTTGCAGCTGAACGGCCCGAAATACGGCTGTGGCCTGGGCGAGTGCGGTGCGTGCACGGTGATCATTGACGGGGTGGCTGCCCGCTCCTGTGTTTTCCCCCTGTCCGGGGCCGAGGGGCGAACCATCACCACCCTTGAAGGCATCGGCACCCGCGAGCATCCGCACCGGGTCCAACAAGCGTTTATTGATGAGCAGGCGGCGCAATGCGGCTACTGCATGAACGGCATGATCATGACCGCCAAGGCATTGCTTGATCGCAACCCCCACCCCAGCGAAGAACAGATTCGAAACGAACTGTCAGCCAACCTCTGTCGCTGCGGCACCCATATCGAAATTATGCGTGCGGTCATGCTTGCCGCCCGTCCAAAGCCCTGA
- a CDS encoding molybdopterin cofactor-binding domain-containing protein, with protein MTLTTLTRDQLLAKSGVLLIVDQIQPPSGPVAKGGVPVLKPKELGLFIAVNDDGQVYGFNGHVDLGTGIRTSLAQIVAEELDLALEQVCMVLGDTDSAPNQGATIASATIQITAIPLRNAAAEARRFLLARAAQQLGVEADALLMENGVIKSADGRERSFASLVGNERHVLSISGDAPLKAVQDYRLVGKASARVDIPAKATGELIYVHDMRLPDMLHGRVIRPPYAGLDSGEFVGNSLLEVDESSIAHIPGIVKVVVIRDFVGVVALREEQAVKAAQALKITWKAWNQKLPDMDDVEQAIRDNPRVQRVVLDKGNVEQALAQASERMPRTYLWPYQIHGSIGPSCGLADYQPEQIRVWSGTQNPHLLRADLAWLLEYPEERIEIIRMEAAGCYGRNCADDVCADALLLSRAVGVPVRVQLTREQEHVWEPKGSAQLMEVDGGINADGGVAGYDFQTSYPSNGAPTLALLLTGRVEPVAAMFEMGDRTSIPPYDFEHMRVTINDMSPIVRASWMRGVSALPNTFAHESYIDELAFAAKVDPVEYRLRYLHDDRASELVRATAARADWVARTEPMQTPEQDNILRGRGFAYARYIHSKFPGFGAAWAAWVADVAVDRLSGEVSVTRVVIGHDAGMMVNPAGVQHQIHGNVIQATSRVLKERVTFEESTVSSKEWGAYPILTFKQVPKIDVLMMPRQHEPPMGAGESAGVPSAAAIANAIFDATGIRFRELPITSERVLAALKHSQEAAAPPPEEIKPKRSKWWFAPLVAGFGALVGMAATALPWRAEIAPIVPPALGTWSAATLERGRLLAAVGDCAVCHTAPDGVTNAGGLEMQTPFGKLYSTNITPDPETGIGKWSYTAFERAMREGISRDGKHLYPAFPYTSFRNIDDADMQALYAYLMSQAPVSQPAKANDMQFPFNMRPLMAGWNAIFLRSGEVKAQPQRSAQWNRGAYLVNGLGHCAACHSPRNVMGAQKGGASFLAGGMVDGWEAPALNGLSKAPTPWTENQLFTYLSTGYSDAHGVAAGPMGPVVSELAKLPDADRRAMAVYLASLSTDAQAAPASEPKADPSVDAVALSNGQRVFEGACQACHADGLGPKLFGVSPSLASNSNVHSALPDNLLKVILQGIPTPATADLGYMPGFKDSLSNRQISELAAYLRNRFAPAEPAWQGLQQKVAHVRANPGTH; from the coding sequence ATGACCCTTACCACGCTCACCCGTGATCAGTTGTTGGCCAAGTCTGGCGTTTTGCTGATCGTCGATCAGATCCAGCCCCCCTCGGGCCCGGTGGCCAAAGGCGGTGTGCCGGTGCTCAAGCCCAAGGAGCTGGGGTTGTTTATTGCGGTAAACGATGACGGCCAGGTCTACGGGTTTAACGGCCATGTGGATTTGGGCACGGGGATTCGTACCTCACTGGCGCAGATCGTGGCCGAAGAACTGGATCTGGCACTGGAGCAGGTGTGCATGGTGTTGGGGGATACCGATAGCGCACCGAATCAGGGCGCAACCATCGCCAGCGCCACCATTCAGATCACGGCGATCCCTTTGCGCAACGCAGCCGCTGAAGCGCGGCGTTTTTTGCTGGCCCGGGCCGCGCAGCAACTGGGTGTAGAGGCGGATGCCTTGCTGATGGAAAACGGCGTGATCAAAAGCGCCGACGGCCGCGAGCGTTCGTTTGCCAGCCTGGTCGGGAACGAGCGCCATGTGCTGAGCATTTCCGGGGATGCACCGCTCAAGGCGGTGCAAGACTATCGACTGGTGGGCAAGGCCTCGGCCCGGGTGGATATCCCCGCCAAAGCCACGGGCGAGCTGATCTATGTGCATGACATGCGCCTGCCGGACATGCTGCATGGCCGGGTGATCCGCCCGCCCTATGCCGGGCTGGACAGTGGCGAGTTTGTCGGCAACAGCCTGCTGGAGGTGGACGAGTCGTCCATCGCGCATATTCCGGGCATCGTCAAAGTGGTGGTGATCCGCGACTTTGTGGGCGTGGTTGCCCTGCGTGAAGAGCAGGCCGTGAAGGCCGCCCAGGCGCTGAAAATAACCTGGAAAGCCTGGAATCAAAAACTGCCCGACATGGATGATGTCGAGCAGGCGATCCGCGACAACCCGCGGGTACAGCGTGTGGTGCTGGACAAGGGCAATGTGGAACAGGCATTGGCGCAGGCCAGTGAACGCATGCCTCGCACCTATTTGTGGCCCTATCAGATCCATGGCTCCATTGGCCCGTCCTGTGGCCTGGCGGATTATCAGCCTGAGCAGATACGGGTGTGGTCCGGCACGCAAAACCCGCATCTACTGCGCGCGGACCTGGCCTGGCTGCTGGAGTATCCGGAAGAGCGCATTGAGATTATTCGCATGGAGGCGGCGGGGTGTTATGGGCGCAATTGCGCGGATGACGTGTGTGCCGATGCGTTGCTGTTGTCCCGGGCTGTGGGGGTGCCGGTGCGGGTGCAACTGACCCGCGAGCAGGAGCATGTGTGGGAGCCCAAGGGCTCGGCGCAGTTGATGGAAGTGGACGGCGGGATCAATGCCGACGGCGGTGTGGCCGGTTATGACTTTCAAACCAGTTACCCCTCCAACGGTGCGCCGACCCTGGCCTTGCTGCTGACAGGACGCGTGGAGCCGGTGGCGGCGATGTTCGAAATGGGGGATCGGACCTCGATCCCGCCTTATGATTTCGAGCACATGCGCGTAACGATCAACGACATGTCGCCGATCGTGCGGGCGTCGTGGATGCGCGGAGTGTCGGCGTTGCCCAATACCTTTGCCCATGAATCGTATATCGATGAATTGGCCTTCGCCGCAAAGGTTGACCCTGTCGAATACCGCTTGCGCTATTTGCACGATGATCGGGCTTCGGAGCTGGTCAGGGCGACGGCCGCACGTGCCGACTGGGTGGCGCGTACCGAGCCCATGCAAACCCCGGAGCAGGACAATATCTTGCGTGGCCGCGGTTTCGCCTACGCCCGCTACATCCATAGCAAGTTCCCCGGCTTTGGGGCGGCATGGGCGGCGTGGGTTGCGGATGTGGCGGTTGATCGGCTCAGCGGTGAAGTGTCGGTCACGCGGGTGGTGATTGGCCATGATGCGGGGATGATGGTCAACCCGGCCGGGGTGCAGCATCAAATACACGGCAATGTGATTCAGGCCACCAGCCGCGTCCTGAAAGAGCGCGTGACCTTCGAAGAGTCCACCGTGAGCAGCAAGGAATGGGGCGCTTATCCGATTCTGACGTTCAAGCAGGTGCCGAAAATCGACGTGTTGATGATGCCGCGTCAGCACGAGCCGCCCATGGGGGCCGGTGAGTCGGCGGGTGTGCCCAGTGCGGCCGCCATCGCCAATGCCATTTTTGATGCCACCGGCATTCGATTTCGGGAGCTGCCGATTACCTCGGAGCGTGTACTGGCTGCGCTCAAGCATTCGCAGGAAGCGGCAGCGCCACCTCCCGAAGAGATAAAACCCAAGCGCTCAAAGTGGTGGTTTGCGCCGTTGGTTGCCGGGTTTGGCGCCTTGGTCGGTATGGCCGCTACGGCGTTGCCCTGGCGTGCAGAAATCGCCCCCATTGTTCCGCCTGCATTGGGTACCTGGTCGGCGGCCACCCTGGAACGCGGGCGGTTGCTGGCGGCGGTGGGTGATTGCGCGGTCTGCCATACCGCCCCGGACGGTGTGACCAATGCGGGCGGTCTGGAGATGCAGACGCCATTTGGCAAGTTGTACAGCACCAACATCACTCCCGATCCCGAAACCGGTATCGGCAAGTGGTCTTACACGGCGTTCGAGCGCGCGATGCGAGAGGGAATCAGCCGTGATGGCAAGCATTTGTATCCGGCCTTTCCTTACACCTCTTTTCGCAATATTGACGATGCCGACATGCAGGCGCTGTATGCCTACCTGATGTCACAGGCGCCGGTCAGCCAGCCGGCCAAGGCCAACGACATGCAGTTCCCGTTCAATATGCGGCCGCTGATGGCGGGCTGGAATGCGATTTTTTTGCGCTCGGGTGAAGTCAAGGCACAACCCCAACGCAGTGCCCAATGGAATCGCGGCGCTTATCTGGTCAATGGCCTGGGGCATTGTGCGGCCTGCCATTCGCCGCGCAACGTGATGGGCGCGCAGAAGGGCGGCGCGTCCTTTCTGGCGGGGGGCATGGTAGATGGCTGGGAGGCTCCGGCGCTCAATGGCTTGTCCAAGGCGCCGACGCCGTGGACTGAAAATCAGCTGTTCACCTACCTGAGTACCGGTTACTCCGATGCCCACGGGGTAGCGGCCGGGCCCATGGGGCCGGTGGTCAGCGAATTGGCAAAGCTGCCTGATGCCGACCGCAGGGCCATGGCGGTGTACCTGGCTTCGCTGAGTACGGATGCGCAGGCCGCTCCCGCGTCCGAGCCGAAAGCCGACCCCAGTGTTGATGCGGTGGCGTTGAGCAATGGCCAGCGAGTCTTCGAGGGTGCTTGCCAGGCCTGCCATGCGGACGGCCTGGGACCAAAACTGTTTGGCGTCAGCCCGTCATTGGCCAGCAACAGCAACGTGCACAGCGCGCTGCCCGACAACCTGCTGAAAGTGATCTTGCAGGGCATCCCGACGCCCGCAACGGCAGACCTTGGCTACATGCCCGGCTTCAAAGACAGCCTGTCGAACCGCCAAATCAGCGAGCTGGCGGCGTACCTGCGCAACCGTTTTGCCCCGGCCGAACCTGCGTGGCAGGGGTTGCAGCAAAAGGTGGCGCACGTGCGGGCCAACCCGGGCACTCATTGA